A genomic segment from Sulfitobacter mediterraneus encodes:
- the glyA gene encoding serine hydroxymethyltransferase, which produces MSGFFTATLSESDPEIFGSITDELGRQRDEIELIASENIVSAAVLEAQGSIMTNKYAEGYPGRRYYGGCQHVDVAENLAIERACKLFDCAFANVQPNSGSQANQGVFQALLQPGDTILGMSLDAGGHLTHGAKPNQSGKWFNAIQYGVRKQDNLLDYDQVEALAKEHQPKMIIAGGSAIPRQIDFARMREIADMVGAYLHVDMAHFAGLVAAGEHPSPFPHAHVATTTTHKTLRGPRGGMILTNDEALAKKFNSAIFPGIQGGPLMHVIAAKAVAFGEALRPEFKDYIKQVITNAQALSDQLIKGGLDTVTHGTDTHVVLVDLRPKGVTGNIVDKALGRAHITCNKNGVPFDPEKPTVTSGIRLGSPAGTTRGFGEAEFRQIADWIIEVVDGLAANGEDGNAEVEAKVRGEVAELCARFPLYPNL; this is translated from the coding sequence ATGTCCGGCTTTTTCACCGCTACCCTGTCTGAATCAGACCCCGAAATCTTTGGCTCCATCACCGATGAGCTGGGCCGCCAGCGCGATGAGATCGAGCTGATCGCATCTGAAAATATCGTGTCTGCCGCTGTGCTTGAGGCGCAGGGGTCTATCATGACCAACAAATACGCCGAAGGCTATCCGGGCCGCCGCTATTATGGTGGGTGCCAGCATGTCGATGTGGCCGAAAACCTTGCCATTGAACGGGCCTGCAAACTGTTTGACTGCGCATTTGCCAACGTGCAGCCCAACTCCGGCTCGCAGGCGAACCAAGGTGTGTTCCAAGCGCTGTTGCAGCCCGGCGATACGATCCTTGGCATGTCCTTGGATGCAGGTGGTCACCTGACGCATGGTGCCAAGCCGAACCAGTCAGGCAAATGGTTCAACGCCATCCAATATGGCGTGCGCAAGCAAGACAACCTGCTGGATTATGATCAGGTTGAGGCATTGGCCAAAGAGCACCAGCCCAAGATGATCATCGCGGGCGGTTCCGCCATTCCGCGCCAGATCGATTTTGCCCGCATGCGGGAGATTGCCGATATGGTTGGCGCTTATCTGCACGTTGACATGGCGCATTTTGCCGGTCTCGTGGCCGCGGGCGAACATCCATCGCCCTTCCCGCACGCCCATGTGGCCACCACCACAACCCACAAAACCCTGCGCGGTCCACGCGGCGGCATGATCCTGACCAATGACGAGGCACTGGCGAAAAAGTTCAACTCCGCCATCTTCCCCGGTATTCAGGGTGGCCCGTTGATGCATGTGATCGCGGCCAAGGCCGTCGCCTTTGGTGAGGCGCTGCGTCCTGAGTTCAAGGACTATATCAAACAGGTCATCACCAATGCGCAGGCGCTTTCCGATCAGCTGATCAAAGGCGGGCTGGACACTGTGACCCACGGCACCGACACCCATGTGGTGTTGGTTGATCTGCGCCCCAAGGGCGTGACCGGCAACATCGTCGACAAGGCATTGGGCCGCGCCCATATCACCTGCAACAAGAACGGTGTGCCGTTTGACCCTGAAAAACCAACCGTGACTTCGGGCATCCGCCTTGGCTCCCCCGCCGGGACAACCCGCGGCTTTGGCGAGGCAGAGTTCCGCCAGATCGCGGATTGGATCATCGAAGTGGTCGATGGCCTGGCCGCCAACGGCGAAGACGGCAACGCAGAGGTTGAAGCGAAGGTGCGCGGCGAGGTTGCCGAGCTTTGCGCCCGCTTCCCGCTTTACCCGAACCTCTGA
- a CDS encoding phasin family protein, translated as MGKTSKKAETADFSAMPMAAAMAAVNPVGMSAWKKVMDESSRFVSERFEQDVELQKAMMGCTTPQELFQLQSEFYTKAVQDYTAEASRMFEMMTKATQDTMKEVTASHARKYDDVPL; from the coding sequence ATGGGAAAGACATCGAAAAAGGCCGAAACAGCAGATTTTTCCGCAATGCCAATGGCAGCCGCAATGGCGGCGGTCAATCCCGTCGGAATGTCCGCATGGAAAAAGGTCATGGATGAAAGCAGCCGGTTTGTCTCTGAGCGGTTTGAACAGGACGTCGAACTGCAAAAAGCGATGATGGGCTGCACCACTCCGCAGGAATTGTTTCAGCTTCAGTCCGAATTCTACACCAAGGCCGTTCAGGACTATACCGCCGAGGCGTCCCGCATGTTCGAGATGATGACCAAGGCCACGCAAGACACCATGAAAGAGGTCACCGCCTCACATGCGCGCAAATACGACGACGTGCCTTTGTAA
- a CDS encoding SDR family NAD(P)-dependent oxidoreductase: protein MSNTALITGASSGIGMEFARYHASKGGDVIITARREGTLNTLKAELEQKHGIEVHVFALDLGAQGGAEALYQKIKAAGLKVDILINNAGFGGQGMHIDRPLEDELGMIDLNVKALVALTHLAAADMVAQGGGKILQVGSTAGFMPGPNQAVYFATKAFVKSFSEAIDQELRPRGVTSTVLAPGYVETEFAQTANLEGTKLVSGGGKTPASVAKHGYDAMMRGDLVTVNERGLGFLVNWVIPFLPRRQVLKMVQNMQAK from the coding sequence ATGAGCAACACCGCATTAATCACTGGCGCCTCGTCTGGCATCGGCATGGAATTTGCCCGCTATCACGCATCCAAGGGCGGTGATGTCATCATCACGGCGCGGCGGGAAGGCACGCTGAACACGCTCAAGGCTGAGCTTGAGCAGAAACATGGGATCGAAGTGCATGTCTTTGCATTGGATCTTGGTGCGCAGGGCGGAGCAGAAGCGCTTTATCAGAAGATAAAGGCGGCGGGACTCAAGGTCGATATCCTGATCAACAACGCCGGGTTCGGCGGGCAGGGCATGCATATCGACCGGCCCCTGGAGGACGAGTTGGGAATGATCGACCTGAATGTCAAAGCCCTGGTCGCGCTGACCCATCTGGCGGCGGCGGATATGGTGGCGCAGGGCGGCGGCAAGATCTTGCAAGTGGGGTCAACAGCCGGATTCATGCCGGGGCCCAATCAGGCAGTCTATTTCGCGACTAAGGCCTTTGTGAAATCCTTCTCAGAGGCGATTGACCAAGAGCTGCGCCCGCGCGGTGTGACCTCAACCGTGCTGGCACCCGGCTATGTCGAAACGGAGTTTGCGCAGACGGCCAACCTTGAAGGGACCAAGCTGGTCTCTGGCGGTGGCAAGACCCCTGCGAGCGTTGCCAAACATGGTTATGACGCGATGATGCGCGGCGATCTGGTGACGGTGAATGAACGTGGGCTGGGCTTTTTGGTGAACTGGGTGATCCCGTTCCTGCCGCGCCGTCAGGTGCTCAAGATGGTCCAGAACATGCAGGCCAAATGA
- a CDS encoding TetR/AcrR family transcriptional regulator codes for MTKALNTREKLLLHGRRLLWAQGYTSVSLRQIAKAADVDVALISRYFGGKMGLFDSTLAGAFDDPSARAKSTDQLMALMAQLFVTAPRGGEMPSVVRMILSNAHDDEVGEKVRRLTHDNFYAPLLAIIGCPARTALFMAVLLGISVVEKTIKLPDYPAPSTAAYEARLRHMMQAALSYSGETP; via the coding sequence ATGACCAAAGCCTTGAATACCCGCGAGAAACTGCTCCTCCACGGACGTCGCCTGCTTTGGGCGCAGGGCTATACTTCGGTATCTCTGCGCCAAATCGCCAAGGCTGCGGACGTCGATGTGGCGCTGATCTCGCGCTATTTCGGCGGCAAGATGGGTCTCTTCGACTCCACCTTGGCCGGTGCATTTGACGACCCAAGCGCACGGGCCAAGTCCACAGATCAACTGATGGCTCTGATGGCACAGCTTTTTGTCACCGCCCCAAGGGGCGGCGAAATGCCATCGGTTGTGCGGATGATCTTGTCCAACGCCCATGACGACGAGGTCGGCGAAAAGGTGCGCCGCCTGACCCATGACAATTTCTACGCCCCCCTGCTGGCCATTATCGGATGCCCCGCCCGCACCGCGCTTTTCATGGCGGTGCTTCTGGGGATCAGCGTGGTCGAGAAAACCATCAAGCTGCCGGATTACCCCGCCCCAAGCACCGCCGCCTATGAGGCCCGGCTCCGCCACATGATGCAAGCCGCCCTTTCATATTCAGGAGAGACCCCATGA
- a CDS encoding (R)-mandelonitrile lyase, with protein MIIHPAGSRPSGAGSPDYFTGTVRMDPLVSTPAPSRLRGVTVTFEPGARTAWHTHPLGQTLIVTSGAGLAQKEGEPVKPLRPGDVVWFEPGEKHWHGAAPDCAMTHIALQEELDGSAVDWMEHVTDAQYSA; from the coding sequence ATGATCATCCATCCCGCAGGTTCGCGCCCCTCCGGCGCAGGCAGCCCCGACTATTTCACAGGCACCGTTCGCATGGACCCCTTGGTCAGCACCCCTGCCCCGTCCCGCCTGCGCGGCGTGACCGTCACGTTTGAGCCAGGCGCCCGTACGGCATGGCACACCCATCCGTTGGGCCAAACCCTGATCGTGACCTCTGGCGCCGGACTGGCCCAAAAGGAAGGCGAACCGGTCAAGCCGCTGCGTCCCGGCGATGTGGTCTGGTTTGAACCGGGTGAAAAGCATTGGCACGGAGCCGCGCCCGATTGCGCGATGACCCATATCGCCCTGCAAGAGGAACTGGATGGCAGCGCAGTGGATTGGATGGAACATGTTACTGACGCCCAATACAGCGCCTGA
- a CDS encoding DUF817 domain-containing protein — MKATPSNRTKRLERNLGDWMRARLPMALAEFVMFVLKQGWAAFPGALLLAGLIISDRIWQPHWPIARFDALLIYALALQALFLATGMESWREARVIALFHLTGTLMEIFKVNAGSWAYPGDAISKIWGVPLFSGFMYAAVGSYMARVIRLFNMRFAPYPPYWTTVLLAVAIYTNFFAHHYLPDIRIALFAATVVLFARTRIWFHIGARRYWMPLPLAAFLTSFFLWVAENIGTATRTWLYAGQNAGEMVRFAKMGSWYLLLYVSFVTVTLVLRDALRPPEDDPPQT; from the coding sequence ATGAAAGCGACACCTTCGAACCGCACGAAACGCCTTGAACGCAATCTGGGCGACTGGATGCGCGCCCGCCTGCCGATGGCGCTGGCTGAATTCGTAATGTTTGTGCTGAAACAGGGCTGGGCCGCTTTTCCCGGTGCCCTGCTGCTGGCCGGATTGATCATCAGTGATCGCATCTGGCAGCCCCATTGGCCCATCGCACGCTTTGATGCCCTGTTGATCTACGCCCTCGCGCTGCAAGCCCTGTTCCTCGCAACCGGTATGGAAAGCTGGCGGGAGGCCCGTGTGATCGCCCTGTTCCACCTGACCGGCACCCTGATGGAGATCTTCAAGGTCAACGCGGGCAGTTGGGCCTATCCCGGCGATGCGATCAGCAAGATCTGGGGTGTGCCGCTTTTTTCAGGCTTCATGTATGCGGCGGTAGGCTCCTATATGGCACGGGTGATCCGCCTGTTTAACATGCGCTTCGCGCCCTATCCGCCCTATTGGACAACGGTTCTGTTGGCGGTGGCGATCTACACCAATTTCTTTGCCCATCACTATCTGCCGGATATCCGCATCGCGCTGTTTGCCGCCACGGTTGTGCTGTTTGCCCGCACACGGATCTGGTTTCACATCGGTGCACGGCGCTATTGGATGCCGCTGCCTCTGGCCGCCTTCCTCACCAGCTTCTTTCTCTGGGTGGCTGAAAACATCGGCACAGCCACACGCACATGGCTTTATGCGGGCCAAAACGCCGGTGAAATGGTGCGCTTTGCCAAGATGGGGTCATGGTATTTGCTGCTTTACGTCAGTTTTGTCACTGTCACGCTGGTGCTGCGCGACGCGCTGCGCCCACCAGAGGATGACCCGCCTCAAACGTAG
- a CDS encoding alpha/beta fold hydrolase, whose protein sequence is MLSYSEYGDNPATADTPALIIVHGLYGSGRNWGVIAKRLSDRRRVITVDMRNHGTSPRMSSQSYPDMAQDLADLITHLNIPVDVCGHSMGGKAAMVLALTHPELLRRLIVADIAPTAYGHTQQMYIDAMRNVDLSAVTRRSDAEAQLADQGVDRALQSFFTQSLDVPGKAWRLNLDVLEAEMPKIIGWPSDITGVFEGPTLFLSGGASDYVRPEHRPTIKALFPSARFAKLPGAGHWLHAEKPREFEAAARIFLDA, encoded by the coding sequence ATGCTCAGCTATTCCGAATACGGGGATAACCCCGCAACCGCCGACACCCCCGCCCTGATCATTGTGCATGGTCTATACGGATCAGGCCGCAATTGGGGCGTGATCGCAAAGCGCCTGTCCGACCGCCGCAGGGTGATCACCGTGGATATGCGCAACCACGGCACCAGCCCGCGCATGTCCAGCCAAAGCTATCCGGACATGGCACAGGATCTGGCCGATCTGATCACCCATTTGAACATCCCTGTCGATGTCTGCGGGCATTCCATGGGCGGCAAGGCGGCGATGGTGCTCGCATTGACCCATCCAGAGCTTTTGCGCCGGTTGATTGTCGCAGATATCGCGCCAACCGCCTATGGCCACACACAGCAAATGTATATCGACGCCATGCGAAACGTTGACCTCTCCGCCGTCACCCGCCGCTCGGACGCTGAAGCACAATTGGCCGATCAAGGTGTCGATCGCGCACTACAAAGCTTCTTCACGCAATCGCTGGACGTGCCGGGCAAGGCATGGCGCCTCAACCTCGATGTGCTTGAGGCCGAAATGCCCAAGATCATCGGCTGGCCATCGGATATCACCGGCGTATTTGAAGGCCCCACATTGTTCCTGTCCGGCGGCGCCTCGGATTATGTGCGCCCCGAACACCGGCCCACGATCAAGGCGCTTTTCCCCTCCGCCCGCTTTGCCAAACTGCCCGGCGCAGGGCACTGGCTGCATGCCGAAAAACCCCGCGAATTCGAGGCCGCCGCCCGGATTTTTCTGGACGCCTGA